The nucleotide window tgttatcaactccggtgtgaacgcaactcaacatgatgttattaacttttgtagttaacatcagttgataacaaaaatgtgaaaacttgtgttattaactcccgtgtaaacgcagctttacaaaGTGCAAGGTGTTTTCAACCAGTAggtaaataacaatataatctcacacacaaaacacaatTTTAATAGCAATACAATTGGAATATATTCAGAGAAACCAGTATATTATAGCCTGTAAGATTATGGCCAACTTATTTGATAGTGAACTGTAAACATATCATTGCtataattaacaagatattgATGATATACTTCTATTCTGTTGTTCACTTTGCCTTGTTGAATCCATCTCGAACCTCTTGAGCTGTCGTGAATTTCTCAGCCTCAGTAGGTGCAACCCAGGCTTTCTGTGTGCAATGAAATCAAAAGATAACAGGGGCAATAAGTTAATTGATTGGAATAAAAAACTGGAACaccaataaaattatgttcCCCTTACAATGTTTGTATAGTAGAATCCACTTTCGTGACTCAGTCACTATTTGTTATGAGATGAGTAACATCAAAGGTACCCAGTCACTTGTTTCAAGACTTGAGCAGCCACTTTTTGACTACAGGTGTGGTCGTTGGCTGCCATGGCTGCCAGGATGACTGCCCTTGATGAAAGTGCTTGGTGATGGAGTGAGCCACTGCCTGCCTGGCTGACAAGGTAACCTGGTTGCCTGGCAGTTTGCACGTCCTGGATGCCTATTTTTTAAAGTGATTTCATAGTAGAGGGAAACCTTGGGAatttctctttccattggtaTAGAGATCACCTTCAAATAAGTACCTTGTTAATTATGAATTGAGAGAATCCAATGAGTTCTTAATGACTAGAAGTGGGAAAGAAGGAGAGGGTATCATGTCCCTGAGGCCATATGAGGAATTTGTCATCTCCATCTCGTTTCTTTTACTCACCCATGCCAAACTGGTGCTCACAAGCAATGCATTCAGGTTTGAAGATGAATATTATCTTCAAACTCGGGGTACAGCCATGGGCACCAGGTTGGCACCATCCTATGCAAGCCTGTACTTGGGCCTTCTTGAACAGGATTTCCTTTCCAAACAAACCCTACCAAACAAACCCAGATATGGCTCCGTTTCATTGACAACATATTCCTCATAAGGTCTCATGGACATGATACCCTCTCTCACTTCCTCAATCAACTTAACTCCAACTACTCTGTCTCCTCCACCTGGGATATTTTTGAATCCTCCATCAACTCCTTAGATGTCAATGTTATCCTTCCTGATTCCAATACCGTATCCACCGATACTCTCACCAAATCCAACCACACTCAAAagttcctacactttgagagTTGTCATCCCTATGACATCAAAAGATCCCTCCCACATTCCTTCTCAGTCCAAGGCCAAAAAATTTGCAGAAAACCCCACCAACTTAACCAGTACCTCAAAGAACTCCAccaatccctcctgaaatgtaaCCATCCTCAAACATGTTTACATTGATTTAAGTATAATTCTCCATTATATGATCAATGAACATACACAAGTCTCTTTCATGTTTTAAATAGGAATGAGATAGCAATATTAGTTCAACATACCAGTACACCATCCTTGTAGAATGCAACTGCACCATCATAAGGATTTTTAAAATGTGCATCAAATGTAGTTGAATGAGGTTTTTGAATCTTCATACCCATAGTAACACTTGAATTGTGGAAACTCCGTTTTGCAGTAGCTCTGTAGAGAGAAGGTagcaaattatattatttttatttatttaatcatttatttcattcatttcattcattttatttattccatttattttattcattttatttatcttatttatttcatttatcttatctcaattcaattcaatttattttttccttctgaatacaattcaagcagttacatagaatcttgagcaataaagtttatacaattcaagaaatgatataatatacatacaaaaaacaaacaacaaaatatagaactatactaaacaatagaactcttgagctatcacaattttattcttgtataaaattcttgtatcagataggaaagagcttacataggcaacaAAGGCCTGTGCGTAAGCTCGAGTTATCGTAACAATATTtgttatatctataattatcAAGAGAGATCTCAATTTTAATTAGAGATCTAaactacattaaaataattttcaattatgaaactaTAATCCCCGTGCATTAAGAagggataaaaaatataaagtggaaaactgaattataaataactttaaatttagaaataaaagaTGATGAAAACCAAGGAATAGCGAGGAAGGCtacaatttaaataacaaattCAAGTCAGGAAAACAGATCAGACAAGCATGACAgaactgaaaaaaaaatctcTCTGAAGGCGCCCAAATTGAATCAAACACGCACACCCCCAGTAACAATGAGTGAGACGGCATTATCCTCACTGATATCAAACAGCCAGTTCTTCAAGTGCCACTTGAACGCAGAGTTCGAAACTACATCCAACAATCTATTCTGGTTGGAACGGAGAAGGAAATTTCGGAATAAAATATGAGAAATGTAAAAGCAATTTGTCATTGAAAACGATCTTGTTTGTTGTATTGTGTTTATACCTACTGCTGATGCATATCTTGTATTATATGAATGCTCTGTAGGAGTAAATATTGAATAGGAATTATTATAGATGTAGATCAACAGAtcttttatgaaaagttttctcagtgACAAAACTCTGGACTCACTAAAAAGTAACGCAGAGGAATATCTTCTATTCTTTTTTAAACCTGCCTTAAGAATTGATTTCTGAACAGTCTCCAATCTGCTAATGTGCACCTGGTAGGCAGCACCCCAGGCCAGTATACCATATGATAGCAATGACTGGACGAAGGCATGATACATCTGTCTAATTTCCCTGGCATTTAAAACATCACTGAGACACCTGaatgcatatatatattttcttaatttagaCAATAAGAAGTTGGTATGTTCTGCCCATCTCACTCTCGAATCAAACACCACCCCCAGATACTTATAAGAAGAAACTCTTTGTATCACTTCACAAGAACAAGCATTCCTCTCATCAACTCCacattcgtgaattttcaaTGGATGTAAATTGGAATCTGAGTTATTACTTAGACTAATGGGCATGAACTTGGTTTTTGCAATATTAAGAGAGAGGGTATTCTGATCCAACCATTTCTTGATAGATCTTAGGTCAGACTCAGCTCTATCACGAGCCTCCTCCCAAGTTCTCCCTTCAACAAAAATTaaagtgtcatctgcaaaaagAAATAGCCTCCCATGTAAATTTAATCTGGAAATGTTATTGATATATATGAGAAATAGTAAGGGCCCGAGAGTGCTTCCCTGTACCACCCCAAAGTCGACAGGAAGCTCATTACCATTTACTCCATTAATTGAAACACACTGCCTCCTTCCAGATAAATAACTAGTAAACCATGCAAGCGCATTCCCAGTGACACCTAAGGCTGACAATTTTCTGATAAGGTTCCTCCGATCGATactatcaaaggcttttttgaGGTCAAGGAAGATTAAGATTGGATGCATATTATTAGATAGAGAAAAATGAAGCTGCTTGTTTACATCAAACAATATATCCGAAACATTTTTGTCACCTCTAAAACCGTATTGGCATTCTGCCAGAATGCCGTTAGTCGCAAGATAACTAACAAGTTGTTCTTTTACAATTCTTTCAAGAACCTTCGAAAAAACactttgtaacatatttaaatctgggtagatgaaaagccctaacagaaatagtaataggtctaaaaataaagtaattggctaatatcgccaagcagataataaacaagattagatagcatcagcttgttctggctaaatggtacaagaacttaaaaaggatttgaaggaagtttactactcataaatagattatttataaaatatttgaagattgaggttatgtacatgtattcacggatcggtgacctagagatcgatcaaaccgaagaacgtagaatctgaccaaaaccccttggcagagctttattgcattcggatggtgtgcaatgtgaaaaaacacccgtccacgtggctaattattaggtagcatggaattaatattaatatatagaatattaactagcatgcaaagagcataaataaaaaaccaaataaaaataatttaatgtattcaggaaataagagttaccaggcgcatgaatacctaataaaatttgcatgcaccaatagtaaaacggcagttaataggcggcaactgtaggccaattcaaaaatatttatatatatttatataaatgtactagattttgtgtaaaaatttgtgtaatctatgttatcaatatggctcgaatgcaaagaaattattaatcatataatctaagcaatattttggcattttttgtaagatctatttgaatttaatggcggaggattgagatatttaaattttatgctaatttgaaagtcggaaagaggatctgtaaaacttgagaaggaagaaccagcactcgccagccagatgccaccataagaggaccccaaatattttagagcgaagtaccttattaataattttgtaaaaattaaagttaaagtaaattattaaatttcttaaaagacttcgtgatgctattgtgaagcagaagtcatttttcattttaattaaatttataaccccttggaggagacgattccggctaccatattcccggaccacatggagttggatcgacatcggcggcttacaagaagattttcgacacgtgagtgattaaatttgaatttagtgatgggcgccctagtgcttcgaaataatctgatgatcaaagctagctcgccgaaagggttattataaattgagaaattaataagagtaatacttgcgcaagtaaaaattagtattaaaggtatttaattgaaagaaaaatatagatcaatattttagaaatttctatttaatcaaagaagtacgaaatctaggctatcaaacgtatgcatacaatatttaattttttgcaatacaatttgcgataatttatcatagttctaattcactagatgaatggctctacctattccgtcaggtgccgaatcttgcaccctgagataaaaatatatattcgatacaaataaatctactaaatactagagattttaatatatatatatttggattattagtggctaatttatcaagctgatcttagagcacatatttttgattgaattatccaagtcgacaagtattagcaagtacatgtcgcagctacatgcaaaagaatgcatatgatttcaagataaaggcacatggtaatgattcgtgccataaatctagaatataaagtttagcctgtgatatttttattgatttcaaatattgttctatttttatattatattttttatcgctctatatatattttttgcctcgattgatctttgcattatttgtgtaatatatgtgtgaaattttcatggtgtgcaatttattttttattcctcatctctatagtataagtatcatttttatatatatttattattattgaattacaagagttattggagaagcccatatctaggcctatcaagattttttaagactgaatactattagaaaaccacgacctaattatattaaatctcatgctttaccgactgatgccaagcaggaggctaatcgttatttttatataaagaataacgtgacacaaagacatgtcgcccaacgtgataggccacggatacgacacaaagacatgtcgtaccaacgtgggactgatgatgagagccaagctcattgaataattatttgaaattaagtcaataaccatattgaaaattatagataacttatacgagttgtgaggaaaactggcgaagggaaatttgtattactttttggggaatcaatagctttaaataaagagaaattatatgttttaaagaaaattttatattattattgtagaaaatatattttatagagagagctattatattttatgggcctaaactgctagtcagaaatcaatgaatagtattattatattataagagcttaagtaataaataggttacctggcttgtaatgtccataggcctatcctcatttgtgtccttattaatgccttgttggccaaaactttcacttttttaacaaacacttgacacttaatccatttttaaaatatgagtctcttttcgtccacgcaaagtaaggtagcagacacactgcagacggcgatagtagcggagatcgacgctgaggggggcgcgatggagtccaacgcccagatctcttcaatcaccgccaagaatcctgtgaacagtaataaaccgttaaatgtctcccaagaagcaataaggagggttatagtagaggggatgatcaagtcattttctaatagtttagaaaaaacaatgaccacagtaatgaagaacttaaaggcggaaatgaaggaaatgcgggaatcactgaaggatacatcggtaagaatggataaggagactgcggaaagaatagataacctaccagcacaaaacacttcacaaattcatgaaatagctacaaacaggaacaatagtcaacttatttccataaataaacaacagaatagtaaatctacacaaatagctcacctaaattctgatataaatcaaaacaaagtacaacttaattcattggagacagccgttggagaacagcaattattttcatctgaattaaatgccgaagtagtagataatgaaacagaagcttctagtcattggaaacaggcccaagagaagttggtacaacttgaaagtcaaatacatcaatttccgcacgagaatatagagcctattcccatagcaacgtttgattcactacacagtttcaatgaattaggccgttttgacaatacagaccgctatctccaacctaaagaatttatagatcagataaaactagttcaatcattaacacccacctcttggaatttttggcgtcttcgtttgactagtttattgattggcgaacccctgatgttctttcggagtagagtccatgaatttacatcattggatgagtttgtagctgtcttcctggaacagtattggagcagaagtaaacagttggacgtgctagcggacattatatcatgcgatttcaaccctaatttagacggtgcatgtaccactttcgtcactgccctacagtttaaaaattctcaattgagcgagcccattaatgaatcggcattagcaagtattattttaaagaagctaccgtatcaagttagaatggcactcgccacacaacccattactgattgtaagcagctgataaatcatttatatggcatacagtctgtgatggccatatcaaaccaccgttcagaccagagatacgcactaaatgttttgttatggtgtttaatgttggtaatggctgtgatattaataaaagactgtgttgtagataggatggaaaatattatattgttattattaaatgaatctatgattgataattggaaatttaatattataaaaatgtttattgttgtaagcctaatgagttataatgaaccgagatcaagaatattaaatgataatgaaaggaaggatgagttaagagtacagattgattggaaaaagaatggattaaaaggaattatcataaatgaagcttggaattatttaaaggAATACACCAGATAccagggctttaaatttatgaagaaaaaattatcaataggacagcctcacaaatcaacagcagataacctagccagcctacaacatctacaaacagaatgcaagaagatgcaagtaaaccacgggatttttacatgcaatatcgtcaaatttgaaataatatgataagaaatcaaggaaaacattattatcaaaccgattactaaccttccttaataaatttaatattggtataggacctcgtggcaacaatccaatgttttaattccttccagccgttagaagcctgcaataaggaaaagaacaatttttaaatatgtaattaaattatatacatcagataaaaaaggacacaagcggggataataaaattaaaatttgttaattacctttttaagagaaaaaattgagcagttaggttagttatgaaagtcgatagcaaattctgatgtaacatgtagcactatgaattgtagaacagcgaccagctgaccaaagccacccaaatcaaatgaatgtaatgtctgttgaacatatgtttataaaaagaagtactgtacccaaagagttatttattattgttatttattatatttattaatgtcgatatatttatttatatgtttttatatttattacttttaattatgccacgtttgttacctgaaaagacttaaagtgaataccagttaccaaaaccaaagagccattagcaaaagaaagtattgtacctgatgtatagaaaattatttatattaagacctaagaaatactataagatataagcccagaagtttatgaatcgaaattattgtctaaaaggaatcatttatgagaattatgaaatgtgtgtagttaagttggcggccctgcaagcggcgaatttaaaaattactgtgttgtaaatgttgtcaggaggagtgcgtttagaagtttatatttatgatatttttatgtgtgttgaggaggagaatttgttattgtttttgataaaggtataaaggagatgcagcaaatatgtctgcgaaatgtgatagaagtaggagagtataatttataaataaagtatagtgtatatcaatgtattgaagggtgggttttcattaaaaacattgtgattctcaaatattttgaattcaaacccaggggcgcgtgtaacatatttaaatctgggtagatgaaaagccctaacagaaatagtaataggtctaaaaataaagtaattggctaatatcgccaagcagataataaacaagattagatagcatcagcttgttctggctaaatggtacaagaacttaaaaaggatttgaaggaagtttactactcataaatagattatttataaaatatttgaagattgaggttatgtacatgtattcacggatcggtgacctagagatcgatcaaaccgaagaacgtagaatctgaccaaaaccccttggcagagctttattgcattcggatggtgtgcaatgtgaaaaaacacccgtccacgtggctaattattaggtagcatggaattaatattaatatatagaatattaactagcatgcaaagagcataaataaaaaaccaaataaaaataatttaatgtattcaggaaataagagttaccaggcgcatgaatacctgaataaaatttgcatgcaccaatagtaaaacggcagttaataggcggcaactgtaggccaattcaaaaatatttatatatatttatataaatgtactagattttgtgtaaaaatttgtgtaatctatgttatcaatatggctcgaatgcaaagaaattattaatcatataatctaagcaatattttggcattttttgcaagatctatttgaatttaatggcggaggattgggatatttaaattttatgctaatttgaaagtcggaaagaggatctgtaaaacttgagaaggaagaaccagcactcgccagccagatgccaccataagaggaccccaaatattttagagcgaagtaccttattaataattttgtaaaaattaaagttaaagtaaattattatatttcttaaaagacttcgtgatgctattgtgaagcagaagtcatttttcattttaattaaatttataaccccctggaggagacgattccggctaccatattcccggaccgcatggagttggatcgacatcggcggcttacaagaagattttcgacacgtgagtgattaaatttgaatttagtgatgggcgccctagtgcttcgaaataatctgatgatcaaagctagctcgccgaaagggttattataaattgagaaattaataagagtaatacttgcgcaagtaaaaattagtattaaaggtatttaattgaaagaaaaatatatagatcaatattttagaaatttctatttaatcaaagaagtacgaaatctaggctatcaaacgtatgcatacaatatttaattttttgcaatacaatttgcgataatttatcatagttctaattcactagatgaatggctctacctattccgtcaggtgccgaatcttgcaccctgagataaaaatatatattcgatacaaataaatctactaaatactagagattttaatatatatatatttggattattagtggctaatttatcaagctgatcttagagcacatatttttgattgaattatccaagtcgacaagtattagcaagtacatgtcacagctacatgccaaagaatgcatatgatttcaagataaaggcacatggtaatgattcgtgccacaaatctagaatataaagtttagcctgtgatatttttattgatttcaaatattgttctattttttatattatattttttatcgctctatatatattttttgcctcgattgatctttgcattatttgtgtaatatatgtgtgaaattttcatggtgtgcaatttattttttattcctcatctctatagtataagtatcatttttatatatatttattatttattgaattacaagagttattggagaagcccatatctaggcctatcaagattttttaagactgaatactattagaaaaaccacgacctaattatattaaatctcatgctttaccgacttaTGCAAGGGAAACACTTtggcaattttaaaaatatcaggaAAAACTCCAGTCTCCAAGCTAAGATTAATAAGGTGAAGAAATggtttaatgaaaataaataggTTTTCTTTCAATAAGGAGGCCGAAAAACCATCAATACCCGGGGCAGATCCGCCTCGCAAGGCATTGACGTGCCCAATAACTTCAAGTTCTGAAACCGTGTGGAGGGTGAACCTAGTGTCCAACCCAAAGTCCCAGTCATCAACCAACAAAGCACCGCCCGAGTCAATTGAGCCGGCCAAATTCTGTCcgacaaatgaaaaaaaaaattgaaattgtctgCTACATCTCTGCAAACAGTAGGAGTTATAGTAGTTACAGATggtaaaaatttattaatgggAAAATTTTGTTTAACATTATTACTGCCTGCCAGTTCGTTAATAGTTCGCCAAAACATTTTTGGATTTCTCTGATATTGATCTAGCTTTCCTCTAAAATATGATCGTTTTGTTGCTTTTAGAATGCTTGTTACATGTTGTCTGAAATTACGATAATATATCTTTAGCTCCTCATTCAAGGGATGCTTTTTGATTCTCTTGCTGATTTTATCTCTTTCACGGATCAATTTAATGAGGTCCAGGGTGATCCATGGCTTGAGTTTTTTCATTCTCGTCGACGACTGCCTAAAGggtttttttgaattattcaacgcCTCTGaaaaattttgacaaaaattggTTGAACAAGTTTCAACATcctgattattatttataacgCTGTCCCAGTCAGCCTGACACAAATTTTGGTACAGCAAAGCATGGTCGATGAATTCTCCTGCGGGATGGTTCAATGTAGTTATTGGCCTG belongs to Nilaparvata lugens isolate BPH chromosome 9, ASM1435652v1, whole genome shotgun sequence and includes:
- the LOC111058660 gene encoding uncharacterized protein LOC111058660 produces the protein MGMKIQKPHSTTFDAHFKNPYDGAVAFYKDGVLKAWVAPTEAEKFTTAQEVRDGFNKAK